A stretch of the Hippoglossus hippoglossus isolate fHipHip1 chromosome 1, fHipHip1.pri, whole genome shotgun sequence genome encodes the following:
- the gab1 gene encoding GRB2-associated-binding protein 1 isoform X3 → MSGGDVVCSGWLRKSPPEKKLRRYAWKKRWFVLRSGRLTGDPDVLEYYKNDHAKKPIRVIDLNLCEQVDAGLSFKKKDLEHSFIFDIKTIDRVFYLVADTEDEMNKWVCCICDICGFNPTDDEAAKAAHQSAIGGLVVDTPPHPSLGHIVGQAAILTNVPPPYQPVSVRHLDSQSSSEEPQDYLWLVNCESKKPEPNSSVLLHSPLEGDQEYLLLEECESKTLPPQASLAHAECSKSTSSETDLNDNLPSHRTPTSSTSSSKHTSHNGFFPQHPAPASTSPIYDSPPSRGASLSTDAGLYHLPRSYSQDNVVLPKSASSPPAHPDGGDASELYVFNTPSRKPSMESQLRNLSISYDIPPTPGANCTYQVPRTLSVSTGVGGSEGGGDVVPPPRPPKPSLSSISGPPPPPAERSPTDTYCVPRSASETDGNYCVPTSAGNKTLRSNTIGTVDSSRLRKDFGSQDCYDIPRSFPSEKSCSFDFNESFNSYFKNKGMMPVGSQSTEEVDQNYVPMSANSPSHHHSGSLSEPTHEPNYVPMTPSTMEFSSLGKQVPPPAHMGFRSSPKTPPRRPILIDCQPPPVDRNLKPDRKGQSPKIIRAKGVGLERTDSQTVGEFPRGRRKGKPAPLEIKPLPEWEEPCTPVRSPVTRSFAREEESFYCTVPITPVKREVEELDTIEENMKLVAPMTADGGSSPMVKPKGDKQVEYLDLDLDPGKSTPPRKMKSNGTGMAASDERVDYVVVDQQRTQALKSTREAWNDGRHLAETDTLSKGTK, encoded by the exons GCATGGAAGAAGCGGTGGTTTGTACTTCGCAGTGGCCGTCTGACCGGCGACCCAGACGTGTTGGAGTACTACAAGAATGACCATGCCAAGAAGCCCATCCGCGTGATTGATCTCAACTTGTGCGAGCAG GTGGATGCTGGGCTGTCGTTCAAAAAGAAGGACTTGGAGCACAGCTTCATATTCGACATCAAGACCATCGACCGTGTCTTCTACCTGGTGGCTGACACCGAAGACGAGATGAATAAGTGGGTTTGCTGCATCTGCGACATCTGTGGTTTTAACCCAACCGATGACG AAGCTGCAAAAGCTGCTCACCAGTCAGCCATCGGAGGCCTGGTAGTGGACACGCCCCCACATCCATCATTGGGTCACATTGTCGGTCAAGCAGCTATACTGACCAACGTGCCGCCTCCTTACCAGCCGGTCAGTGTGCGGCACCTGGACTCTCAGTCCAGTTCAGAGGAGCCTCAGGATTATCTGTGGCTCGTCAACTGTGAGAGTAAAAAGCCTGAACCcaacag cTCAGTGCTGCTTCACTCTCCATTGGAGGGAGACCAGGAGTATTTGCTCCTGGAGGAGTGTGAGAGCAAGACTCTTCCTCCACAGGCTAGTCT AGCCCATGCTGAGTGTTCCAAGTCTACCTCTTCAGAGACAGACCTGAATGACAACCTCCCCTCTCACCGCACGCCTacgtcctccacctcctcatctaAACACACCTCGCACAACGGCTTCTTTCCCCAGCACCCGGCCcctgcctccacctctcccATCTACGACTCTCCCCCATCACGCGGTGCCTCGCTCTCGACCGACGCCGGCCTTTACCACCTCCCTCGCAGCTACTCGCAAGACAACGTTGTGCTCCCTAAGTCAGCCTCCTCGCCTCCAGCCCACCCAGACGGCGGGGATGCCTCGGAGCTTTACGTCTTCAACACACCTTCGAGGAAGCCCTCGATGGAGTCACAGTTGCGCAACCTTTCCATTAGTTATGATATTCCACCCACACCTGGTGCAAACTGTACCTACCAGGTGCCCCGCACGTTGTCAGTGTCGACAGGTGTTGGAGGCTCAGAGGGTGGGGGAGATGTAGTCCCCCCTCCAAGACCACCCAAGCCTTCGCTCAGTTCCATCTCAGGACCCCCACCACCCCCTGCTGAGCGCTCACCCACGGACACCTACTGTGTGCCCCGCTCAGCCTCAGAGACTGATGGGAACTACTGTGTGCCTACTAGCGCTGGGAATAAGACCTTACGCAGCAACACTATTGGCACTGTGGACAGTTCACGCCTCCGCAAAG ATTTTGGATCCCAGGACTGCTACGACATTCCTCGATCATTCCCCTCCGAAAAAAGCTGCTCGTTTGATTTCAATGAAAGCTTCAACAGCTACTTC aaaaacaaaggaatgaTGCCAGTGGGCAGCCAGTCCACAGAAGAGGTCGACCAGAACTACGTACCCATGAGTGCCAACTCGCCGTCACATCATCACTCGGGCAGTTTGTCAGAGCCAACGCACGAACCCAACTATGTGCCCATGACTCCGAGCACCATGGAGTTCTCCTCTCTGGGAAAGCAGGTGCCCCCGCCCGCACACATGGGGTTTCGCTCAAGTCCCAAGACCCCCCCTCGCAGGCCGATACTCATCGACTGCCAGCCCCCTCCTGTGGACCGAAATCTCAAACCTGATCGCAAAG GTCAGAGTCCTAAAATAATAAGAGCAAAAGGTGTTGGTTTAGAGCGAACCGACTCTCAAACCGTAGGTGAATTCCCAAGGGGACGACGCAAGG GAAAACCCGCTCCACTGGAGATCAAACCGCTGCCAGAGTGGGAGGAGCCCTGTACGCCTGTCCGCTCGCCTGTCACACGCTCATTCGCTCGAGA AGAGGAGTCCTTCTACTGCACTGTCCCCATCACCCCTGTaaagagggaggtggaggaacTTGACACCATAGAGGAG AACATGAAGCTTGTTGCGCCCATGACCGCGGATGGTGGTAGCAGCCCCATGGTGAAGCCAAAAGGAGACAAACAGGTGGAGTACCTGGATTTGGATCTTGACCCCGGCAAGTCCACCCCACCTAGAAAG ATGAAAAGCAATGGAACTGGTATGGCAGCATCAGATGAGCGTGTTGACTATGTGGTTGTGGACCAGCAACGAACACAGGCCCTTAAGAGCACTCGGGAGGCCTGGAATGATGGCCGCCATTTAGCGGAGACAGACACCCTTTCCAAAGGAACCAAGTGA
- the gab1 gene encoding GRB2-associated-binding protein 1 isoform X4, with product MSGGDVVCSGWLRKSPPEKKLRRYAWKKRWFVLRSGRLTGDPDVLEYYKNDHAKKPIRVIDLNLCEQVDAGLSFKKKDLEHSFIFDIKTIDRVFYLVADTEDEMNKWVCCICDICGFNPTDDEAAKAAHQSAIGGLVVDTPPHPSLGHIVGQAAILTNVPPPYQPVSVRHLDSQSSSEEPQDYLWLVNCESKKPEPNRAHAECSKSTSSETDLNDNLPSHRTPTSSTSSSKHTSHNGFFPQHPAPASTSPIYDSPPSRGASLSTDAGLYHLPRSYSQDNVVLPKSASSPPAHPDGGDASELYVFNTPSRKPSMESQLRNLSISYDIPPTPGANCTYQVPRTLSVSTGVGGSEGGGDVVPPPRPPKPSLSSISGPPPPPAERSPTDTYCVPRSASETDGNYCVPTSAGNKTLRSNTIGTVDSSRLRKDFGSQDCYDIPRSFPSEKSCSFDFNESFNSYFKNKGMMPVGSQSTEEVDQNYVPMSANSPSHHHSGSLSEPTHEPNYVPMTPSTMEFSSLGKQVPPPAHMGFRSSPKTPPRRPILIDCQPPPVDRNLKPDRKGQSPKIIRAKGVGLERTDSQTVGEFPRGRRKGKPAPLEIKPLPEWEEPCTPVRSPVTRSFARDLSRFPMPARPPSVHSTASSTDSEECEENYVAMVPNMSTDEPNMKLVAPMTADGGSSPMVKPKGDKQVEYLDLDLDPGKSTPPRKMKSNGTGMAASDERVDYVVVDQQRTQALKSTREAWNDGRHLAETDTLSKGTK from the exons GCATGGAAGAAGCGGTGGTTTGTACTTCGCAGTGGCCGTCTGACCGGCGACCCAGACGTGTTGGAGTACTACAAGAATGACCATGCCAAGAAGCCCATCCGCGTGATTGATCTCAACTTGTGCGAGCAG GTGGATGCTGGGCTGTCGTTCAAAAAGAAGGACTTGGAGCACAGCTTCATATTCGACATCAAGACCATCGACCGTGTCTTCTACCTGGTGGCTGACACCGAAGACGAGATGAATAAGTGGGTTTGCTGCATCTGCGACATCTGTGGTTTTAACCCAACCGATGACG AAGCTGCAAAAGCTGCTCACCAGTCAGCCATCGGAGGCCTGGTAGTGGACACGCCCCCACATCCATCATTGGGTCACATTGTCGGTCAAGCAGCTATACTGACCAACGTGCCGCCTCCTTACCAGCCGGTCAGTGTGCGGCACCTGGACTCTCAGTCCAGTTCAGAGGAGCCTCAGGATTATCTGTGGCTCGTCAACTGTGAGAGTAAAAAGCCTGAACCcaacag AGCCCATGCTGAGTGTTCCAAGTCTACCTCTTCAGAGACAGACCTGAATGACAACCTCCCCTCTCACCGCACGCCTacgtcctccacctcctcatctaAACACACCTCGCACAACGGCTTCTTTCCCCAGCACCCGGCCcctgcctccacctctcccATCTACGACTCTCCCCCATCACGCGGTGCCTCGCTCTCGACCGACGCCGGCCTTTACCACCTCCCTCGCAGCTACTCGCAAGACAACGTTGTGCTCCCTAAGTCAGCCTCCTCGCCTCCAGCCCACCCAGACGGCGGGGATGCCTCGGAGCTTTACGTCTTCAACACACCTTCGAGGAAGCCCTCGATGGAGTCACAGTTGCGCAACCTTTCCATTAGTTATGATATTCCACCCACACCTGGTGCAAACTGTACCTACCAGGTGCCCCGCACGTTGTCAGTGTCGACAGGTGTTGGAGGCTCAGAGGGTGGGGGAGATGTAGTCCCCCCTCCAAGACCACCCAAGCCTTCGCTCAGTTCCATCTCAGGACCCCCACCACCCCCTGCTGAGCGCTCACCCACGGACACCTACTGTGTGCCCCGCTCAGCCTCAGAGACTGATGGGAACTACTGTGTGCCTACTAGCGCTGGGAATAAGACCTTACGCAGCAACACTATTGGCACTGTGGACAGTTCACGCCTCCGCAAAG ATTTTGGATCCCAGGACTGCTACGACATTCCTCGATCATTCCCCTCCGAAAAAAGCTGCTCGTTTGATTTCAATGAAAGCTTCAACAGCTACTTC aaaaacaaaggaatgaTGCCAGTGGGCAGCCAGTCCACAGAAGAGGTCGACCAGAACTACGTACCCATGAGTGCCAACTCGCCGTCACATCATCACTCGGGCAGTTTGTCAGAGCCAACGCACGAACCCAACTATGTGCCCATGACTCCGAGCACCATGGAGTTCTCCTCTCTGGGAAAGCAGGTGCCCCCGCCCGCACACATGGGGTTTCGCTCAAGTCCCAAGACCCCCCCTCGCAGGCCGATACTCATCGACTGCCAGCCCCCTCCTGTGGACCGAAATCTCAAACCTGATCGCAAAG GTCAGAGTCCTAAAATAATAAGAGCAAAAGGTGTTGGTTTAGAGCGAACCGACTCTCAAACCGTAGGTGAATTCCCAAGGGGACGACGCAAGG GAAAACCCGCTCCACTGGAGATCAAACCGCTGCCAGAGTGGGAGGAGCCCTGTACGCCTGTCCGCTCGCCTGTCACACGCTCATTCGCTCGAGA TCTCTCTAGGTTTCCAATGCCAGCGAGACCCCCGTCAGTGCATAGCACGGCCTCCAGCACTGACTCCGAGGAGTGTGAAGAGAATTATGTAGCCATGGTCCCTAATATGTCCACAGACGAACCA AACATGAAGCTTGTTGCGCCCATGACCGCGGATGGTGGTAGCAGCCCCATGGTGAAGCCAAAAGGAGACAAACAGGTGGAGTACCTGGATTTGGATCTTGACCCCGGCAAGTCCACCCCACCTAGAAAG ATGAAAAGCAATGGAACTGGTATGGCAGCATCAGATGAGCGTGTTGACTATGTGGTTGTGGACCAGCAACGAACACAGGCCCTTAAGAGCACTCGGGAGGCCTGGAATGATGGCCGCCATTTAGCGGAGACAGACACCCTTTCCAAAGGAACCAAGTGA
- the gab1 gene encoding GRB2-associated-binding protein 1 isoform X8 gives MNKWVCCICDICGFNPTDDEAAKAAHQSAIGGLVVDTPPHPSLGHIVGQAAILTNVPPPYQPVSVRHLDSQSSSEEPQDYLWLVNCESKKPEPNSSVLLHSPLEGDQEYLLLEECESKTLPPQASLAHAECSKSTSSETDLNDNLPSHRTPTSSTSSSKHTSHNGFFPQHPAPASTSPIYDSPPSRGASLSTDAGLYHLPRSYSQDNVVLPKSASSPPAHPDGGDASELYVFNTPSRKPSMESQLRNLSISYDIPPTPGANCTYQVPRTLSVSTGVGGSEGGGDVVPPPRPPKPSLSSISGPPPPPAERSPTDTYCVPRSASETDGNYCVPTSAGNKTLRSNTIGTVDSSRLRKDFGSQDCYDIPRSFPSEKSCSFDFNESFNSYFKNKGMMPVGSQSTEEVDQNYVPMSANSPSHHHSGSLSEPTHEPNYVPMTPSTMEFSSLGKQVPPPAHMGFRSSPKTPPRRPILIDCQPPPVDRNLKPDRKGQSPKIIRAKGVGLERTDSQTVGEFPRGRRKGKPAPLEIKPLPEWEEPCTPVRSPVTRSFARDLSRFPMPARPPSVHSTASSTDSEECEENYVAMVPNMSTDEPNMKLVAPMTADGGSSPMVKPKGDKQVEYLDLDLDPGKSTPPRKMKSNGTGMAASDERVDYVVVDQQRTQALKSTREAWNDGRHLAETDTLSKGTK, from the exons ATGAATAAGTGGGTTTGCTGCATCTGCGACATCTGTGGTTTTAACCCAACCGATGACG AAGCTGCAAAAGCTGCTCACCAGTCAGCCATCGGAGGCCTGGTAGTGGACACGCCCCCACATCCATCATTGGGTCACATTGTCGGTCAAGCAGCTATACTGACCAACGTGCCGCCTCCTTACCAGCCGGTCAGTGTGCGGCACCTGGACTCTCAGTCCAGTTCAGAGGAGCCTCAGGATTATCTGTGGCTCGTCAACTGTGAGAGTAAAAAGCCTGAACCcaacag cTCAGTGCTGCTTCACTCTCCATTGGAGGGAGACCAGGAGTATTTGCTCCTGGAGGAGTGTGAGAGCAAGACTCTTCCTCCACAGGCTAGTCT AGCCCATGCTGAGTGTTCCAAGTCTACCTCTTCAGAGACAGACCTGAATGACAACCTCCCCTCTCACCGCACGCCTacgtcctccacctcctcatctaAACACACCTCGCACAACGGCTTCTTTCCCCAGCACCCGGCCcctgcctccacctctcccATCTACGACTCTCCCCCATCACGCGGTGCCTCGCTCTCGACCGACGCCGGCCTTTACCACCTCCCTCGCAGCTACTCGCAAGACAACGTTGTGCTCCCTAAGTCAGCCTCCTCGCCTCCAGCCCACCCAGACGGCGGGGATGCCTCGGAGCTTTACGTCTTCAACACACCTTCGAGGAAGCCCTCGATGGAGTCACAGTTGCGCAACCTTTCCATTAGTTATGATATTCCACCCACACCTGGTGCAAACTGTACCTACCAGGTGCCCCGCACGTTGTCAGTGTCGACAGGTGTTGGAGGCTCAGAGGGTGGGGGAGATGTAGTCCCCCCTCCAAGACCACCCAAGCCTTCGCTCAGTTCCATCTCAGGACCCCCACCACCCCCTGCTGAGCGCTCACCCACGGACACCTACTGTGTGCCCCGCTCAGCCTCAGAGACTGATGGGAACTACTGTGTGCCTACTAGCGCTGGGAATAAGACCTTACGCAGCAACACTATTGGCACTGTGGACAGTTCACGCCTCCGCAAAG ATTTTGGATCCCAGGACTGCTACGACATTCCTCGATCATTCCCCTCCGAAAAAAGCTGCTCGTTTGATTTCAATGAAAGCTTCAACAGCTACTTC aaaaacaaaggaatgaTGCCAGTGGGCAGCCAGTCCACAGAAGAGGTCGACCAGAACTACGTACCCATGAGTGCCAACTCGCCGTCACATCATCACTCGGGCAGTTTGTCAGAGCCAACGCACGAACCCAACTATGTGCCCATGACTCCGAGCACCATGGAGTTCTCCTCTCTGGGAAAGCAGGTGCCCCCGCCCGCACACATGGGGTTTCGCTCAAGTCCCAAGACCCCCCCTCGCAGGCCGATACTCATCGACTGCCAGCCCCCTCCTGTGGACCGAAATCTCAAACCTGATCGCAAAG GTCAGAGTCCTAAAATAATAAGAGCAAAAGGTGTTGGTTTAGAGCGAACCGACTCTCAAACCGTAGGTGAATTCCCAAGGGGACGACGCAAGG GAAAACCCGCTCCACTGGAGATCAAACCGCTGCCAGAGTGGGAGGAGCCCTGTACGCCTGTCCGCTCGCCTGTCACACGCTCATTCGCTCGAGA TCTCTCTAGGTTTCCAATGCCAGCGAGACCCCCGTCAGTGCATAGCACGGCCTCCAGCACTGACTCCGAGGAGTGTGAAGAGAATTATGTAGCCATGGTCCCTAATATGTCCACAGACGAACCA AACATGAAGCTTGTTGCGCCCATGACCGCGGATGGTGGTAGCAGCCCCATGGTGAAGCCAAAAGGAGACAAACAGGTGGAGTACCTGGATTTGGATCTTGACCCCGGCAAGTCCACCCCACCTAGAAAG ATGAAAAGCAATGGAACTGGTATGGCAGCATCAGATGAGCGTGTTGACTATGTGGTTGTGGACCAGCAACGAACACAGGCCCTTAAGAGCACTCGGGAGGCCTGGAATGATGGCCGCCATTTAGCGGAGACAGACACCCTTTCCAAAGGAACCAAGTGA
- the gab1 gene encoding GRB2-associated-binding protein 1 isoform X6, with product MSGGDVVCSGWLRKSPPEKKLRRYAWKKRWFVLRSGRLTGDPDVLEYYKNDHAKKPIRVIDLNLCEQVDAGLSFKKKDLEHSFIFDIKTIDRVFYLVADTEDEMNKWVCCICDICGFNPTDDAAKAAHQSAIGGLVVDTPPHPSLGHIVGQAAILTNVPPPYQPVSVRHLDSQSSSEEPQDYLWLVNCESKKPEPNRAHAECSKSTSSETDLNDNLPSHRTPTSSTSSSKHTSHNGFFPQHPAPASTSPIYDSPPSRGASLSTDAGLYHLPRSYSQDNVVLPKSASSPPAHPDGGDASELYVFNTPSRKPSMESQLRNLSISYDIPPTPGANCTYQVPRTLSVSTGVGGSEGGGDVVPPPRPPKPSLSSISGPPPPPAERSPTDTYCVPRSASETDGNYCVPTSAGNKTLRSNTIGTVDSSRLRKDFGSQDCYDIPRSFPSEKSCSFDFNESFNSYFKNKGMMPVGSQSTEEVDQNYVPMSANSPSHHHSGSLSEPTHEPNYVPMTPSTMEFSSLGKQVPPPAHMGFRSSPKTPPRRPILIDCQPPPVDRNLKPDRKGQSPKIIRAKGVGLERTDSQTVGEFPRGRRKGKPAPLEIKPLPEWEEPCTPVRSPVTRSFARDLSRFPMPARPPSVHSTASSTDSEECEENYVAMVPNMSTDEPNMKLVAPMTADGGSSPMVKPKGDKQVEYLDLDLDPGKSTPPRKMKSNGTGMAASDERVDYVVVDQQRTQALKSTREAWNDGRHLAETDTLSKGTK from the exons GCATGGAAGAAGCGGTGGTTTGTACTTCGCAGTGGCCGTCTGACCGGCGACCCAGACGTGTTGGAGTACTACAAGAATGACCATGCCAAGAAGCCCATCCGCGTGATTGATCTCAACTTGTGCGAGCAG GTGGATGCTGGGCTGTCGTTCAAAAAGAAGGACTTGGAGCACAGCTTCATATTCGACATCAAGACCATCGACCGTGTCTTCTACCTGGTGGCTGACACCGAAGACGAGATGAATAAGTGGGTTTGCTGCATCTGCGACATCTGTGGTTTTAACCCAACCGATGACG CTGCAAAAGCTGCTCACCAGTCAGCCATCGGAGGCCTGGTAGTGGACACGCCCCCACATCCATCATTGGGTCACATTGTCGGTCAAGCAGCTATACTGACCAACGTGCCGCCTCCTTACCAGCCGGTCAGTGTGCGGCACCTGGACTCTCAGTCCAGTTCAGAGGAGCCTCAGGATTATCTGTGGCTCGTCAACTGTGAGAGTAAAAAGCCTGAACCcaacag AGCCCATGCTGAGTGTTCCAAGTCTACCTCTTCAGAGACAGACCTGAATGACAACCTCCCCTCTCACCGCACGCCTacgtcctccacctcctcatctaAACACACCTCGCACAACGGCTTCTTTCCCCAGCACCCGGCCcctgcctccacctctcccATCTACGACTCTCCCCCATCACGCGGTGCCTCGCTCTCGACCGACGCCGGCCTTTACCACCTCCCTCGCAGCTACTCGCAAGACAACGTTGTGCTCCCTAAGTCAGCCTCCTCGCCTCCAGCCCACCCAGACGGCGGGGATGCCTCGGAGCTTTACGTCTTCAACACACCTTCGAGGAAGCCCTCGATGGAGTCACAGTTGCGCAACCTTTCCATTAGTTATGATATTCCACCCACACCTGGTGCAAACTGTACCTACCAGGTGCCCCGCACGTTGTCAGTGTCGACAGGTGTTGGAGGCTCAGAGGGTGGGGGAGATGTAGTCCCCCCTCCAAGACCACCCAAGCCTTCGCTCAGTTCCATCTCAGGACCCCCACCACCCCCTGCTGAGCGCTCACCCACGGACACCTACTGTGTGCCCCGCTCAGCCTCAGAGACTGATGGGAACTACTGTGTGCCTACTAGCGCTGGGAATAAGACCTTACGCAGCAACACTATTGGCACTGTGGACAGTTCACGCCTCCGCAAAG ATTTTGGATCCCAGGACTGCTACGACATTCCTCGATCATTCCCCTCCGAAAAAAGCTGCTCGTTTGATTTCAATGAAAGCTTCAACAGCTACTTC aaaaacaaaggaatgaTGCCAGTGGGCAGCCAGTCCACAGAAGAGGTCGACCAGAACTACGTACCCATGAGTGCCAACTCGCCGTCACATCATCACTCGGGCAGTTTGTCAGAGCCAACGCACGAACCCAACTATGTGCCCATGACTCCGAGCACCATGGAGTTCTCCTCTCTGGGAAAGCAGGTGCCCCCGCCCGCACACATGGGGTTTCGCTCAAGTCCCAAGACCCCCCCTCGCAGGCCGATACTCATCGACTGCCAGCCCCCTCCTGTGGACCGAAATCTCAAACCTGATCGCAAAG GTCAGAGTCCTAAAATAATAAGAGCAAAAGGTGTTGGTTTAGAGCGAACCGACTCTCAAACCGTAGGTGAATTCCCAAGGGGACGACGCAAGG GAAAACCCGCTCCACTGGAGATCAAACCGCTGCCAGAGTGGGAGGAGCCCTGTACGCCTGTCCGCTCGCCTGTCACACGCTCATTCGCTCGAGA TCTCTCTAGGTTTCCAATGCCAGCGAGACCCCCGTCAGTGCATAGCACGGCCTCCAGCACTGACTCCGAGGAGTGTGAAGAGAATTATGTAGCCATGGTCCCTAATATGTCCACAGACGAACCA AACATGAAGCTTGTTGCGCCCATGACCGCGGATGGTGGTAGCAGCCCCATGGTGAAGCCAAAAGGAGACAAACAGGTGGAGTACCTGGATTTGGATCTTGACCCCGGCAAGTCCACCCCACCTAGAAAG ATGAAAAGCAATGGAACTGGTATGGCAGCATCAGATGAGCGTGTTGACTATGTGGTTGTGGACCAGCAACGAACACAGGCCCTTAAGAGCACTCGGGAGGCCTGGAATGATGGCCGCCATTTAGCGGAGACAGACACCCTTTCCAAAGGAACCAAGTGA
- the gab1 gene encoding GRB2-associated-binding protein 1 isoform X7 has translation MSGGDVVCSGWLRKSPPEKKLRRYAWKKRWFVLRSGRLTGDPDVLEYYKNDHAKKPIRVIDLNLCEQVDAGLSFKKKDLEHSFIFDIKTIDRVFYLVADTEDEMNKWVCCICDICGFNPTDDEAAKAAHQSAIGGLVVDTPPHPSLGHIVGQAAILTNVPPPYQPVSVRHLDSQSSSEEPQDYLWLVNCESKKPEPNRAHAECSKSTSSETDLNDNLPSHRTPTSSTSSSKHTSHNGFFPQHPAPASTSPIYDSPPSRGASLSTDAGLYHLPRSYSQDNVVLPKSASSPPAHPDGGDASELYVFNTPSRKPSMESQLRNLSISYDIPPTPGANCTYQVPRTLSVSTGVGGSEGGGDVVPPPRPPKPSLSSISGPPPPPAERSPTDTYCVPRSASETDGNYCVPTSAGNKTLRSNTIGTVDSSRLRKDFGSQDCYDIPRSFPSEKSCSFDFNESFNSYFKNKGMMPVGSQSTEEVDQNYVPMSANSPSHHHSGSLSEPTHEPNYVPMTPSTMEFSSLGKQVPPPAHMGFRSSPKTPPRRPILIDCQPPPVDRNLKPDRKGKPAPLEIKPLPEWEEPCTPVRSPVTRSFARDLSRFPMPARPPSVHSTASSTDSEECEENYVAMVPNMSTDEPNMKLVAPMTADGGSSPMVKPKGDKQVEYLDLDLDPGKSTPPRKMKSNGTGMAASDERVDYVVVDQQRTQALKSTREAWNDGRHLAETDTLSKGTK, from the exons GCATGGAAGAAGCGGTGGTTTGTACTTCGCAGTGGCCGTCTGACCGGCGACCCAGACGTGTTGGAGTACTACAAGAATGACCATGCCAAGAAGCCCATCCGCGTGATTGATCTCAACTTGTGCGAGCAG GTGGATGCTGGGCTGTCGTTCAAAAAGAAGGACTTGGAGCACAGCTTCATATTCGACATCAAGACCATCGACCGTGTCTTCTACCTGGTGGCTGACACCGAAGACGAGATGAATAAGTGGGTTTGCTGCATCTGCGACATCTGTGGTTTTAACCCAACCGATGACG AAGCTGCAAAAGCTGCTCACCAGTCAGCCATCGGAGGCCTGGTAGTGGACACGCCCCCACATCCATCATTGGGTCACATTGTCGGTCAAGCAGCTATACTGACCAACGTGCCGCCTCCTTACCAGCCGGTCAGTGTGCGGCACCTGGACTCTCAGTCCAGTTCAGAGGAGCCTCAGGATTATCTGTGGCTCGTCAACTGTGAGAGTAAAAAGCCTGAACCcaacag AGCCCATGCTGAGTGTTCCAAGTCTACCTCTTCAGAGACAGACCTGAATGACAACCTCCCCTCTCACCGCACGCCTacgtcctccacctcctcatctaAACACACCTCGCACAACGGCTTCTTTCCCCAGCACCCGGCCcctgcctccacctctcccATCTACGACTCTCCCCCATCACGCGGTGCCTCGCTCTCGACCGACGCCGGCCTTTACCACCTCCCTCGCAGCTACTCGCAAGACAACGTTGTGCTCCCTAAGTCAGCCTCCTCGCCTCCAGCCCACCCAGACGGCGGGGATGCCTCGGAGCTTTACGTCTTCAACACACCTTCGAGGAAGCCCTCGATGGAGTCACAGTTGCGCAACCTTTCCATTAGTTATGATATTCCACCCACACCTGGTGCAAACTGTACCTACCAGGTGCCCCGCACGTTGTCAGTGTCGACAGGTGTTGGAGGCTCAGAGGGTGGGGGAGATGTAGTCCCCCCTCCAAGACCACCCAAGCCTTCGCTCAGTTCCATCTCAGGACCCCCACCACCCCCTGCTGAGCGCTCACCCACGGACACCTACTGTGTGCCCCGCTCAGCCTCAGAGACTGATGGGAACTACTGTGTGCCTACTAGCGCTGGGAATAAGACCTTACGCAGCAACACTATTGGCACTGTGGACAGTTCACGCCTCCGCAAAG ATTTTGGATCCCAGGACTGCTACGACATTCCTCGATCATTCCCCTCCGAAAAAAGCTGCTCGTTTGATTTCAATGAAAGCTTCAACAGCTACTTC aaaaacaaaggaatgaTGCCAGTGGGCAGCCAGTCCACAGAAGAGGTCGACCAGAACTACGTACCCATGAGTGCCAACTCGCCGTCACATCATCACTCGGGCAGTTTGTCAGAGCCAACGCACGAACCCAACTATGTGCCCATGACTCCGAGCACCATGGAGTTCTCCTCTCTGGGAAAGCAGGTGCCCCCGCCCGCACACATGGGGTTTCGCTCAAGTCCCAAGACCCCCCCTCGCAGGCCGATACTCATCGACTGCCAGCCCCCTCCTGTGGACCGAAATCTCAAACCTGATCGCAAAG GAAAACCCGCTCCACTGGAGATCAAACCGCTGCCAGAGTGGGAGGAGCCCTGTACGCCTGTCCGCTCGCCTGTCACACGCTCATTCGCTCGAGA TCTCTCTAGGTTTCCAATGCCAGCGAGACCCCCGTCAGTGCATAGCACGGCCTCCAGCACTGACTCCGAGGAGTGTGAAGAGAATTATGTAGCCATGGTCCCTAATATGTCCACAGACGAACCA AACATGAAGCTTGTTGCGCCCATGACCGCGGATGGTGGTAGCAGCCCCATGGTGAAGCCAAAAGGAGACAAACAGGTGGAGTACCTGGATTTGGATCTTGACCCCGGCAAGTCCACCCCACCTAGAAAG ATGAAAAGCAATGGAACTGGTATGGCAGCATCAGATGAGCGTGTTGACTATGTGGTTGTGGACCAGCAACGAACACAGGCCCTTAAGAGCACTCGGGAGGCCTGGAATGATGGCCGCCATTTAGCGGAGACAGACACCCTTTCCAAAGGAACCAAGTGA